Proteins encoded within one genomic window of Fusarium musae strain F31 chromosome 4, whole genome shotgun sequence:
- a CDS encoding hypothetical protein (EggNog:ENOG41) — translation MIAFLPFTVLLGSFAARAAADTSFITPGGSGSSGWKNNPTYDVDDSMNVEWNTDLEETNLLLWQDYPQAGGGTQFFVQLKENTTSTSFIWTVNFGGFSTEVGDNRDAVFHYSLFKSGTNDIVANSAAFNVTVPKDETTSASLASTTALPSPSSTGALSETTTTDAATETTTDTSSGKDDGGLSTGAVAGVAVGATIGGIALLAGVGFLLWRNFRKGKGATAGGYAPPSEMPVGAQNQPVHEYYKPPTQQAPAEMAGQPWVHPSQNGYQGPGGIHEAP, via the exons ATGATCGCCTTCCTACCCTTCACCGTCCTTCTGGGCAGCTTTGCCGCCAGAGCTGCTGCTGACACCAGTTTTATCACCCCTGGAGGATCTGGTTCGTCGGGATGGAAGAACAACCCAACATACGATGTCGATGATAGCATGAATGTGGAATGGAATACGGACCTTGAAGAGACCAATCTATTGCTCTGGCAGGACTATCCCCAGGCGGGCGGCGGTACTCAGTTCTTCGTCCAGCTCAAAG AAAACACAACATCAACGAGTTTTATCTGGACAGTCAACTTTGGCGGTTTCTCTACAGAAGTTGGTGACAACCGCGACGCTGTTTTCCATTACTCCCTCTTTAAGTCTGGCACAAACGACATCGTCGCCAACTCAGCTGCGTTCAACGTCACTGTCCCCAAAGACGAGACAACATCCGCCTCTCTTGCTTCAACAACCGCCCTCCCAAGCCCTTCATCGACCGGTGCCCTCTCTGAGACGACAACGACCGACGCTGCGACcgagacaacaacagacACTTCCTCAGGCAAAGATGATGGCGGCCTCTCCACTGGTGCTGTGGCTGGCGTGGCGGTCGGCGCGACCATTGGAGGTATTGCCCTACTCGCCGGTGTAGGCTTTCTTCTCTGGCGAAATTTCCGTAAGGGCAAAGGTGCTACAGCTGGAGGATACGCGCCGCCCAGTGAGATGCCTGTTGGTGCGCAGAACCAGCCTGTGCATGAGTACTACAAACCTCCCACGCAACAGGCACCCGCTGAGATGGCTGGTCAGCCTTGGGTTCACCCATCACAGAACGGATACCAGGGACCCGGTGGTATTCACGAGGCGCCTTAG
- a CDS encoding hypothetical protein (EggNog:ENOG41), with protein MASQEKQPVIIVGAGLAGLVAAFELSERKVPVLLVDQENENNIGGQAFWSLGGLFMVDSSYQRRMGIKDSKELAYRDWMGSARFDREKEDYWPRKWAKAFVDFAADEMEDYVRARGLGFLMNVGWAERGDGTADGHGNSVPRFHVSWGTGPEVVKIFADPVKKAAENGIVSFKFRHRVDELIIDDNGRAVGVRGTILEDDDAARGVKSNRVEKDKFEIYGSAVVVSSGGIGGNVDAVKAAWPVERLGPKVPETFVIGVPHHVDGRMIGISEEAGANVINRDRMWHYTEGLQNWNPIWPDHGIRVLPAPSSLWLDATGKRLPPFLYPGSDTLATLKYICSTGYDYTWFILDQSIIAREFALSGSEQNPDVTNKSIWLLLTRIFGKKGTVPVQNFQKHGKDFVVRDNLEDLVVGMNELAKKRNGPLLEFDAIKEVIETRDGQFNNPYSKDAQAMLINNARTYWADRRSRVAPPHRLLDKAHGPLIAVQMNILTRKTLGGIETNLDSKVMRADGTPFPGLYAAGEVAGFGGGGVHGYNSLEGTFVGGCIFSGRAAGRALAREILGENDSDGGELKKVNSHL; from the coding sequence ATGGCTTCTCAAGAGAAACAacccgtcatcatcgtcggcgCTGGCCTGGCTGGCCTTGTCGCTGCTTTTGAACTCTCAGAGCGTAAAGTCCCTGTTCTATTGGTCGATCAAGAAAATGAAAACAACATCGGCGGACAAGCTTTTTGGTCGCTTGGTGGTTTGTTTATGGTCGACTCTTCGTATCAGCGAAGAATGGGGATTAAAGACTCGAAGGAGCTGGCGTACAGAGATTGGATGGGCTCGGCGAGATTTGATCGTGAAAAGGAGGATTACTGGCCTCGTAAGTGGGCCAAGGCCTTTGTGGACTTTGCCGCcgacgagatggaggatTATGTCAGGGCGAGAGGCCTTGGCTTCTTGATGAATGTCGGATGGGCTGAGAGAGGTGATGGCACTGCAGATGGCCATGGAAATTCCGTCCCAAGATTCCATGTCAGTTGGGGCACAGGACCGGAGGTCGTCAAGATCTTTGCAGACCCTGTGAAGAAAGCTGCAGAGAATGGCATCGTCTCCTTCAAGTTCAGACACAGAGTTGATGAGCTGATCATCGACGACAACGGGCGTGCTGTTGGAGTACGAGGCACAAttctggaagatgatgatgctgcccGTGGCGTCAAGTCGAACCGGGTCGAAAAAGACAAGTTTGAAATTTACGGCTCAGCAGTTGTCGTTTCTTCAGGCGGCATTGGAGGAAATGTCGATGCCGTCAAGGCTGCATGGCCTGTCGAGAGGTTAGGTCCCAAAGTCCCTGAGACCTTTGTCATTGGTGTTCCTCATCATGTCGATGGACGCATGATCGGCATATCCGAAGAGGCCGGTGCCAACGTCATCAACCGCGACCGAATGTGGCATTACACCGAAGGTCTTCAGAACTGGAACCCTATCTGGCCAGACCATGGTATCAGAGTCCTCCCTGCCCCTTCATCTCTCTGGCTGGATGCAACTGGCAAACGACTGCCACCATTCCTCTATCCTGGTTCCGATACTCTTGCGACGTTGAAGTATATCTGCAGCACAGGATATGACTACACCTGGTTCATCCTCGACCAGAGCATCATTGCCCGCGAATTTGCCCTCTCTGGCTCAGAGCAGAATCCCGATGTGACTAATAAGAGCATCTGGTTGCTTCTCACTCGAATCTTTGGCAAGAAAGGCACCGTCCCCGTCCAGAACTTTCAAAAGCACGGCAAGGACTTTGTTGTCCGCGATAACCTGGAAGATCTAGTAGTCGGTATGAACGAGCTCGCCAAGAAGCGCAATGGTCCACTGCTGGAGTTCGACGCTATCAAAGAGGTCATCGAAACAAGAGACGGCCAGTTCAACAACCCATACTCCAAGGACGCTCAAGCAATGCTTATCAACAACGCGCGAACATACTGGGCTGATCGCCGAAGCCGAGTTGCTCCACCCCATAGACTTCTTGATAAGGCTCATGGACCTTTGATTGCTGTGCAGATGAACATTCTCACGCGCAAGACATTGGGTGGTATTGAGACGAATCTGGATAGCAAAGTCATGCGAGCAGACGGTACACCATTCCCTGGATTATACGCAGCTGGTGAAGTTGCAGgctttggtggtggaggcGTTCATGGGTACAATTCTCTTGAAGGAACGTTTGTTGGAGGATGTATCTTCTCGGGACGTGCTGCTGGAAGGGCTCTTGCTCGTGAGATCTTGGGCGAGAATGAttcagatggaggagagctgaagaaggtgaACTCTCACCTCTGA
- a CDS encoding hypothetical protein (EggNog:ENOG41), which produces MPRYMILIKASPEAENPTSAGPEIFEEMTTFNEELHAAGVLLSADGLSPTKDGYRVTYSMGGPAQVTKGPFDVVKEGHICGWWVLKTKDGEEAVSWAKKIPFKEGEVTVRKIAELDDFGDSLTDDVREREKRLAKDLETKVEGN; this is translated from the coding sequence ATGCCTCGATATATGATCCTAATCAAAGCTTCTCCAGAAGCTGAAAACCCAACTTCCGCTGGGCCCGAGATCTTTGAGGAAATGACCACCTTTAACGAAGAGCTTCACGCAGCCGGCGTTCTTCTCTCAGCCGATGGCCTCAGTCCAACCAAAGATGGCTACCGTGTTACATACTCCATGGGTGGTCCTGCACAGGTCACCAAGGGGCCTTTTGATGTTGTGAAAGAAGGTCACATTTGTGGCTGGTGGGTTCTCAAGACCAAAGACGGCGAGGAAGCCGTTAGTTGGGCGAAGAAAATTCCTTTCAAGGAGGGTGAGGTTACGGTCAGGAAGATTGCTGAGTTGGATGACTTTGGGGATAGTTTGACAGATGATGttagggagagggagaagagactCGCCAAGGACCTGGAGACGAAAGTTGAAGGGAACTAG